From Candidatus Neomarinimicrobiota bacterium, the proteins below share one genomic window:
- a CDS encoding polysaccharide biosynthesis protein, with amino-acid sequence MFKNKTLLITGGTGSFGNAVLNRFLDSDIKEIRIFSRDEKKQDDMRHRLKNPKVKFYIGDVRDKRSVDGAMPGVDYIFHAAALKQVPSCEFFPTQAVRTNVFGTENVLDSAVQHGIKNVVVLSTDKAAYPINAMGMSKALMEKVAIAKGRALGPDAATTICCTRYGNVMASRGSVIPLWVNQMKEGKDITITDPNMTRFMMTLEDAVNLVLYAFQNGENGDLFVQKAPAATLTVLAESLIGLYKTDTKIRVIGTRHGEKLYETLVTREEMAKHIDMGNYFRIPADTRDLNYDKYFEVGEEKISKLEDYHSHNTRRLDVKGMQELLLKLPMIRNDILGEEVEQYLE; translated from the coding sequence ATGTTTAAAAATAAAACACTCTTAATCACCGGCGGTACCGGCTCTTTCGGCAATGCCGTGCTCAACCGGTTTTTGGATTCGGATATTAAGGAAATCCGCATTTTTAGCCGCGACGAAAAAAAACAGGATGACATGCGCCACCGGCTCAAAAACCCGAAGGTAAAATTTTACATTGGCGATGTACGCGACAAACGCAGTGTGGATGGCGCCATGCCGGGCGTGGATTACATTTTTCATGCAGCAGCGCTGAAACAGGTGCCCTCGTGTGAGTTTTTCCCCACACAGGCGGTACGTACCAATGTATTCGGCACGGAGAACGTGCTGGATTCAGCTGTTCAGCACGGAATTAAAAATGTGGTGGTACTCAGCACTGATAAAGCCGCTTACCCCATCAACGCCATGGGCATGAGCAAGGCCCTGATGGAAAAAGTGGCCATTGCCAAAGGTCGTGCTTTGGGACCGGATGCAGCCACCACCATCTGCTGCACCCGTTACGGCAACGTTATGGCCAGCCGCGGTTCAGTAATCCCGCTGTGGGTAAACCAAATGAAGGAAGGAAAAGACATTACCATTACTGACCCCAATATGACCCGTTTTATGATGACACTGGAAGATGCTGTGAATTTAGTATTGTATGCTTTTCAAAACGGCGAAAACGGCGACTTGTTTGTGCAAAAAGCACCGGCAGCCACTCTTACTGTTTTGGCTGAGTCACTCATCGGATTGTACAAAACGGATACAAAAATCAGGGTCATCGGTACCCGTCACGGCGAAAAGCTGTACGAAACTCTGGTAACCCGCGAAGAAATGGCCAAACACATCGACATGGGCAACTATTTCCGCATACCCGCCGATACCCGTGACCTGAATTACGACAAATATTTTGAGGTGGGCGAAGAAAAAATCTCCAAACTGGAAGACTACCACTCGCACAACACCCGCCGCCTTGATGTAAAAGGCATGCAGGAATTGTTGCTAAAACTGCCAATGATTCGTAATGATATATTGGGCGAAGAAGTTGAACAATATCTTGAATAA